The following nucleotide sequence is from Nautilia sp. PV-1.
AATGGGAGCTGACGGAGTTAAAAACATTACGGTAACGGTAACGCCTGCCACTAACGAAAACGGTGAAGCTGTTATGGATTATTACGGAATGGGAACGCTTATAAAACTTAAATAATTACCCGCAAAGCATCTCTACAACGGCCGGCAGAAATTTATGCTCGGCTTTTTTCAACTCTTTATGATATTCTTCAAAAGTTTTATATTTGTCTGCATTAATATGATACTGCAGTATAATGCTTCCGCTGTCAAGTTCGATATCTGCGTAATGTATCGTTATACCGGTTGATTTTTTGGCTTCAAATGAAAGCCTGTCTGCGTTAAGGCCTTTAAAATCAGGCAGAATACTCGGATGCAGATTTATGATTTTGCCTTTGAATTCATTGATAATATATTCAGGCACTATTCTCATATATCCGGCTAAAACAATCAAATCGGGATTTAACTGTTTTAATTCTGATAAGATTTCATTATGGTCTTTACTTATGAGAATTGGAGGAAGATTTTTGTTTTTTAGCACTTCGCTGTCTTCGCGGTTGGTTACGCCTAAAACTACTTTGTAATTACTCTGCTGTTTTAATATATTTAAAAAATTGCTTCCGCCTTTTCCGAAAAATACGACTATTTTTTTCAATTAAAGCCTTTTTGTGGAATTTTATCATATTGGTTTTGATTTGCCGTTGGAATATTTTTGCAAAGAATAATATAAAAGAAAAAAGCGGCAGAGCGCATAATGATATAAAATTATATCTGTAACGGCACAGATGTTTAACAAATAATTTAAACTGTCTGTAAAACAGATATTTACAGCGTATTTGCAGGAAAATAATTAAATTGTTGAAGTAAATAGTGACAGACACTTAAAGTTTAATTAATAAATGGTGCCCAGGGACGGAATCGAACCGCCGACACAGGGATTTTCAGTCCCTTGCTCTACCGACTGAGCTACCTGGGCAAGGACTGAAATTATACTTAACTACTCTTAAAGTTCGCTTAAAATTAATAATATAAATGCTGTTCGTTGTAAACATCCGTAAAAGACAGATCAGATTGTATATATTGTTTGCAGATTTTCTGTTCTGTCTCGTTTTCAAATACGTTGCAGTTTATTCTAAATGTGATTTCTTTATTTGTTTTGTCAAGTACTATATATGCGTATGAGGCTGTAACGGCGCTGTTGGGATAATAATAATCCCCGTCCCGGTAAGCGGCGTTGTATTTCCAGCCTTTTCCCTGCAGGTGGATAAGGTCTTTTAATTTGAAACTGTCGTTATTTTCCATATATGCAAGGTTTGCCGCAGTTTCTACGGCTTCTTTGGCCCCGCTGACCGTAGTGTTGATGATTGTGATTACGAAGCTTCTTTGTTTTAGGTGGACAAATTTAGGTACCGCAACGGCTGCCAGCAGTCCTAAGATAACAATTACGAATATCAGTTCTATTAATGTGAACGCTTTTGCAGGTTTTTTATATAAAATTTGAATTTCTCCCCTCTTTCTTTATAGCCGCTGAACTGATCAAAACTTGCACAAGCAGGACTCAAAAGAGCGACCGATTTTTTATTGTGCAGTCTGTCTATCTGTCTGACGGCATTTTCTAAAGTATCGGATTTAAAACAGTTTATTTTATATTTTTTTGCAAGATTTGTGAAAATTTCCGTATTTTTGCCAATAATGAACAGTTCAATATTTAGGTTTTGCATATATTTAAAAAGAGGCGTAAAATCCTGACCTTTGTCGTCCCCTCCTAGTATCAGATAAATTTTTTTGTTTTTGTATCTTATAAGTGCATTAAGAGCCGCGTCAACGTTTGTGGCTTTTGAGTCGTCTATCCAGGTTCTGCCTTTTTTATCTGTAATTTTTTCAAGTTTATGGGGATCTATTTTGAAATTTTCAAGTTTTTTTTCTTTTAAAAACAGTATTTTATATACTGCTTTTGCCAGGATTTCGTCCAGTAAAAACGGAACTTCGAACTCAAGGTTTTCCAGTCCGAAATAGCTAACGAGGTCTTTTTCGTTTTCATATGTTATTTTAAATGCGGCTGTTTCCCTGTCCAGATTTTTAGGCATTATGACGATGTCTCTTTCGGTCATTCTTTCAAGAGGTGAAAGCTTGGCGTTTATATATTCTTCAAAACTGCCGTGCCATGAGGTATGGTCTTCATTAAGTGGCAGTATGATAAAAATATTCGGTTTTGCGTATTTTGTATAATGAAGCTGAAAACTGCTGGCTTCCACAACCCAAAAATTGGCGTTTTTTTTCATTTCAGCCAGGGGTATGCCTATGTTTCCTCCAATGTCAGCGCCTTTTTCTTTTAAAAGATGGTAGGTCATCTGTGTAGTTGTGGTTTTGCCGTTTGTGCCGGTTATCCATATCTGAAAGGGCGAATCTTCATAAAAATAATCAAATTCGCTTATTAAATTTTTAGCTTTTGTGATTAAAGGATGTGAAGGGGGAATGCCGGGAGATGTTATTTCAAGTGTTGATTTTTCCGGATTAAATTCGGAAGAAGGTAAAAGTTTGTTTCCGTATTTGTCATAAGTGATTTCTTTAAACGAATCGTCGAATATATGCCATCCGCCGCTTTTGGCAATGGCTTTTGCGGTTATTCCGTATCCGAAAAGAGATTTCATTGCTGAAGGTATCCTTTTAGCAACTGGCCTAAATCGGAATCGAGTTTAATGTTGAGATACGGAAATTTCTTTTTATCCAGGGAAATATTTACAAATACAATCTCTTTGCCCAATCTTTTTTTTATTTCGTTTTTAAGTTGTGTAAGAGTTGAAATTTTGTCAACCAGTATACCTTTTACTTTTGTAGCTATGAATATTTTTCCGTCGGCGTATTTTTTAAGTTTGTCAACAGGTATGTTTCTGTCTTCGGCGACCGTTTTTAGGAAGTTTTCATATGTCGGAAGGAGCAGGTTGTCCATAAGGTATTTTCTTTCTTCAGGCGTAGCTTTTTTAAAAAGCGAAATAGGTTTTTTGTATTTTCCGACTGTAATGTCGTCTTCTTCAACGCCTATTTTTTTAGCGAGTTTTCCTATTACGTAATGAGGCATTATAACCCCGATACTTCCCACTACCGCATTTTTATTCGCCACGATTGGTCTGATGGCGCTTATTATGTAATAACCGCCGCTTGCGGCCATGCTTTCTACGTATACGTTTACTTTTTTTGTTTTGTTCAGGAATTTAAGATATGCGTTAAATTCGTCGCTTGCGCTCGGGCTTCCTCCCGGAGTGTTAAACACAAGCAGGTATTCTTTGCAGTTTTTGTCTTTTTTCAGTCTGTTCATTTTATCCATCAGTTTGTTTATGTAATCAACGGTAATTGTTTTATTGATGTTAATTACCGCCACATAGGGTTTACCTATAGGAGTGGAAGGCGAGAGGGTTTTTTTCAAAAATACACCCAGGGCTATAAGTTCCGCCAGTATTAATATAAGAACTCCGAAAAGTACCGCTTTTTCTTTTAGCGCTCTTATTTTGAATATTTTAAGTTCCGCTTTTAATTTTTGGTTTTCGTCATACATTTATAACCTTTATCTGATTTTGATCGAAAGTATTGCTATTAAGTTCGTAATTAACGCTATTATCCAGAATCTTATCGTAATTTTGTTTTCTTTCCATCCCACTTTTTCAAAATGGTGGTGAATAGGGGCCATTTTAAAGACTCTTTTTCCTCTTGTTTTGTAACTTCCAACCTGTAATATTACCGAAAGTGTTTCCATAATAAATACAAAAGCTATAAATATAAGCAGTATTTCGCTTTTTGCCAAAATTGCCAGAAACCCTATTACGGCTCCTAACGGCAGACTTCCGCTGTCTCCCATGAACACTTCCGCCGGATTTGCGTTGT
It contains:
- a CDS encoding formyltransferase family protein; this encodes MKKIVVFFGKGGSNFLNILKQQSNYKVVLGVTNREDSEVLKNKNLPPILISKDHNEILSELKQLNPDLIVLAGYMRIVPEYIINEFKGKIINLHPSILPDFKGLNADRLSFEAKKSTGITIHYADIELDSGSIILQYHINADKYKTFEEYHKELKKAEHKFLPAVVEMLCG
- the murD gene encoding UDP-N-acetylmuramoyl-L-alanine--D-glutamate ligase, with translation MKSLFGYGITAKAIAKSGGWHIFDDSFKEITYDKYGNKLLPSSEFNPEKSTLEITSPGIPPSHPLITKAKNLISEFDYFYEDSPFQIWITGTNGKTTTTQMTYHLLKEKGADIGGNIGIPLAEMKKNANFWVVEASSFQLHYTKYAKPNIFIILPLNEDHTSWHGSFEEYINAKLSPLERMTERDIVIMPKNLDRETAAFKITYENEKDLVSYFGLENLEFEVPFLLDEILAKAVYKILFLKEKKLENFKIDPHKLEKITDKKGRTWIDDSKATNVDAALNALIRYKNKKIYLILGGDDKGQDFTPLFKYMQNLNIELFIIGKNTEIFTNLAKKYKINCFKSDTLENAVRQIDRLHNKKSVALLSPACASFDQFSGYKERGEKFKFYIKNLQKRSH
- the sppA gene encoding signal peptide peptidase SppA, encoding MYDENQKLKAELKIFKIRALKEKAVLFGVLILILAELIALGVFLKKTLSPSTPIGKPYVAVININKTITVDYINKLMDKMNRLKKDKNCKEYLLVFNTPGGSPSASDEFNAYLKFLNKTKKVNVYVESMAASGGYYIISAIRPIVANKNAVVGSIGVIMPHYVIGKLAKKIGVEEDDITVGKYKKPISLFKKATPEERKYLMDNLLLPTYENFLKTVAEDRNIPVDKLKKYADGKIFIATKVKGILVDKISTLTQLKNEIKKRLGKEIVFVNISLDKKKFPYLNIKLDSDLGQLLKGYLQQ